In candidate division WOR-3 bacterium, the following proteins share a genomic window:
- a CDS encoding NTP transferase domain-containing protein, which produces MATAKMPILQEKLSTIILAAGVGKRMKSKTPKILHRILGRPIISFVLELARGIGSAQTILVVSDCSGDFFESLGGSVCYAIQEEPLGTGDAAAKGLEKTEHDNVLILCGDVPLLQKRTILDLIEYHNNQNACVTVLTCQIKDPFGYGRIIRDQDGHVKEIIEQTDANPEQQRINEINAGVYYGKTKPIMSALNEVTTDNKQGEYYLTDAIHSMVKTGKSVSGYMIDREEEITGINTQEQLARVRALVKSRWFDLLMRRGVCIEDPVTTNIDLSVKIGDGVQIRPYSLIEGNTTISDGDTIGPFVWIKDGKVVCSTNV; this is translated from the coding sequence GTGGCGACCGCAAAAATGCCCATATTACAAGAGAAATTGAGCACAATCATCCTAGCTGCAGGTGTCGGCAAGCGCATGAAATCGAAAACTCCAAAAATACTACACCGGATATTGGGCAGACCCATAATTTCATTCGTTTTAGAGCTGGCACGCGGCATCGGCAGCGCGCAGACTATCCTGGTTGTCAGTGACTGCTCCGGTGATTTCTTCGAATCGCTTGGCGGCAGTGTCTGCTATGCTATCCAAGAAGAGCCGCTCGGCACAGGTGACGCCGCGGCCAAAGGGCTCGAGAAGACGGAGCATGACAATGTACTCATACTGTGCGGTGATGTACCCTTGCTCCAAAAGAGAACAATCCTCGATCTGATAGAATACCACAATAATCAAAATGCGTGTGTGACGGTTCTTACCTGTCAAATAAAAGATCCCTTCGGATATGGCAGGATAATCCGCGATCAGGATGGTCATGTTAAGGAAATCATCGAACAGACCGACGCCAACCCTGAACAGCAAAGGATCAATGAAATAAATGCCGGTGTCTACTACGGCAAGACGAAGCCGATCATGTCCGCCCTCAATGAAGTCACGACCGATAACAAGCAAGGAGAGTACTACCTGACCGATGCGATTCATAGTATGGTAAAAACGGGGAAATCAGTATCCGGCTATATGATAGATCGCGAAGAGGAAATAACTGGCATAAACACACAGGAACAACTCGCGCGGGTCCGCGCACTGGTGAAGAGTAGATGGTTCGACCTTTTGATGAGACGCGGTGTTTGCATCGAAGACCCAGTGACAACGAACATCGACCTGTCCGTCAAGATCGGTGACGGGGTTCAAATAAGGCCATACAGCTTGATCGAAGGCAACACAACGATCAGCGATGGTGATACCATCGGACCCTTTGTCTGGATAAAAGACGGCAAGGTGGTCTGCTCTACAAATGTATAG
- the rsfS gene encoding ribosome silencing factor codes for MKSESASLVKKLANMIDQKKGEDIVVFDLRDLSPITDYFVISTGLSDVHVKTIAEHIMKSESPQHAEGLEAASWVLLDFIDVIVHVFSKDAREFYGLERLWGDAPVVEYKSD; via the coding sequence GTGAAAAGTGAAAGTGCGTCACTAGTCAAGAAACTTGCCAATATGATCGATCAGAAAAAGGGTGAGGACATCGTTGTTTTCGATTTGCGCGACCTCTCCCCTATCACTGATTACTTCGTCATTTCAACTGGGCTTTCCGATGTGCACGTCAAGACGATCGCCGAACACATCATGAAATCCGAATCACCCCAGCATGCAGAAGGACTGGAAGCAGCCTCGTGGGTACTCCTCGATTTCATAGACGTCATAGTCCACGTTTTTTCAAAGGACGCACGAGAGTTCTACGGGTTGGAGCGATTGTGGGGTGATGCACCGGTCGTGGAATACAAAAGTGATTAG
- a CDS encoding LytR C-terminal domain-containing protein, whose protein sequence is MSSSGKALLYILVITLAAFLISIIFMYTRENPEAIRKKNSSMRVEVLNGCGENRLAIKVANVLRRKGFNVVKIGNATQSDFEQTVVIERSVDDYSNAKYFAKRIKCKYIGKDIDPALHLDVSLILGRDYSEYFADVSEKF, encoded by the coding sequence ATGAGTTCATCCGGCAAGGCTCTGCTCTACATACTCGTGATCACGCTCGCCGCATTTCTGATATCGATAATATTCATGTATACCCGCGAAAACCCTGAGGCGATACGCAAGAAGAACAGTAGTATGCGCGTCGAAGTTCTTAACGGGTGCGGTGAGAACCGGTTAGCAATCAAGGTTGCCAACGTACTCAGAAGAAAGGGGTTCAATGTAGTCAAGATCGGTAATGCCACACAGTCTGATTTCGAGCAGACAGTTGTGATCGAACGCAGCGTGGATGATTACAGCAACGCGAAATATTTTGCCAAACGGATAAAATGCAAATATATCGGTAAAGATATCGACCCTGCGCTACATCTGGATGTAAGCCTGATTCTCGGTCGTGATTATTCAGAGTATTTTGCCGACGTCTCTGAGAAATTTTAG
- a CDS encoding sigma-54 dependent transcriptional regulator has product MKNKILLLDDEASLIKWLGYALEQKGYQVFATTDPKDAMAEVKNQHYDLIISDIKMPEIDGFEFLRKVRGIHPDVPFIFITAYGSMDSAINALRDRASDYILKPFSIDELAVRIRANLSGYLKGPTKIIGTSKQMRSTLAMLDKIAATDTTVLLLGESGTGKELFAREIHNRSKRAKSNFVTVSCAAMPDTLLESELFGYKRGAFTGATTDKEGLFRTADKGTFFLDEIGDASPTIQVKILRLLEEREIVPLGATKPIKVDVRLIAATNKNLSEELRKGSFREDLYYRLNVIPLVLPPLRERHDDIPLLARHFLKEICTRENIGERVLRVDSLKILNNYNWPGNVRELRHVIERAAILSDSHYLEPQHLGLPRPRGKSLNQIQSEEITRVVKECNGNMSEAARILGVSRATLYRRFKNTKKRKK; this is encoded by the coding sequence ATGAAAAATAAGATTCTCCTGCTTGATGATGAGGCCAGTCTTATCAAATGGCTGGGATACGCTCTCGAGCAGAAGGGCTATCAGGTATTCGCGACGACTGATCCAAAAGATGCAATGGCCGAGGTAAAGAACCAGCATTACGATTTGATCATCAGCGACATAAAGATGCCGGAGATCGACGGGTTTGAATTCCTGAGAAAGGTGCGGGGTATACATCCTGACGTGCCATTCATATTCATCACGGCATATGGTTCAATGGATTCGGCAATCAACGCCTTGCGTGACCGGGCAAGTGATTACATATTAAAACCCTTTTCCATAGACGAGCTGGCAGTTCGAATCAGGGCAAATCTGAGCGGGTATCTGAAAGGGCCGACAAAGATAATCGGGACGAGCAAACAGATGCGTAGCACCCTGGCAATGCTCGATAAGATCGCGGCAACCGATACCACGGTCTTGTTGCTCGGTGAATCGGGTACGGGCAAAGAGTTGTTCGCCCGCGAAATACACAACCGTTCAAAGCGCGCGAAGTCCAATTTCGTTACTGTTTCATGCGCGGCAATGCCTGATACCTTGCTCGAGAGTGAGCTTTTTGGCTATAAACGTGGCGCATTCACAGGTGCTACGACCGACAAGGAAGGACTTTTCAGGACGGCAGACAAGGGAACTTTCTTTCTCGATGAGATCGGTGATGCTTCGCCGACAATTCAAGTCAAGATACTCAGGCTGCTGGAGGAACGGGAAATTGTTCCGCTGGGTGCGACAAAACCAATCAAGGTCGATGTTAGGCTCATAGCTGCTACTAACAAAAATCTCAGCGAGGAATTGAGAAAGGGCAGTTTCAGAGAAGATTTATACTATCGTTTGAATGTAATCCCGCTCGTGCTGCCGCCCTTAAGAGAACGCCACGACGACATACCGTTACTCGCCCGACACTTTCTTAAGGAGATATGTACGCGTGAAAACATCGGTGAACGTGTGTTACGGGTAGATTCACTAAAAATACTGAACAACTACAATTGGCCTGGCAACGTGAGAGAATTGCGCCACGTGATTGAAAGAGCCGCAATTTTGAGCGATTCTCACTACTTAGAACCCCAGCATCTCGGCCTGCCGCGGCCTAGAGGGAAGAGCCTGAATCAAATCCAGTCCGAGGAGATCACACGGGTAGTGAAGGAATGTAACGGCAATATGAGCGAGGCAGCAAGGATACTGGGGGTGTCCCGTGCGACCCTGTACCGTAGATTCAAGAATACCAAAAAGAGGAAGAAATAA